One window of the Acaryochloris sp. CCMEE 5410 genome contains the following:
- a CDS encoding ISAs1 family transposase (programmed frameshift): protein MSHLIDTLKQVPDFRSTHGRIHPLWLLLLLMVMGMLAGYQGYRPLETFTSDYRQPLSELLGLESLEVPSHCTFRRVMKGLDFQALSHQFEAWMLSKAQTHSPDNYAASIDGKRIRQGLTDAKGKQRFVGLVSLFAVEAGITLKLEALTQEDNSEFKVVQALLETLQLDGLLITMDALHAQKTLEKIVASGNDYLVAVKSNQGRLYDHLQTYFECLKPMAEHIHSAQSRGRDEHRCIQVYEPVGIALQEWTAIRSVLCVQRWGTRKGKEYHNTAYYISSAATSPQHWQSLVREHWGIENRLHWPKDVVFGEDDYRLEDEQALLNWSVLRTIGINILRLNDYQSLKTAMTKLANRVDIIFSLLT, encoded by the exons ATGAGCCATCTAATTGATACATTGAAGCAAGTCCCGGATTTCCGCAGTACCCATGGCCGTATTCATCCGTTATGGCTGCTGTTGCTATTGATGGTGATGGGCATGCTTGCTGGATACCAGGGATATCGCCCCTTAGAAACCTTTACGAGCGATTATCGCCAGCCTTTAAGTGAGCTATTGGGACTTGAGAGCCTCGAAGTTCCGTCTCACTGTACCTTTCGTCGAGTGATGAAGGGTCTTGACTTCCAAGCGTTGAGCCACCAATTTGAAGCATGGATGCTCTCGAAAGCCCAGACTCACTCTCCCGATAATTATGCAGCCTCCATTGATGGCAAACGGATTCGTCAGGGGCTGACAGATGCCAAGGGGAAGCAGCGTTTTGTGGGCTTGGTGAGTTTATTTGCGGTGGAAGCAGGCATCACCCTCAAGCTCGAAGCCCTCACTCAGGAGGATAATAGCGAAT TCAAAGTCGTGCAGGCACTGTTGGAAACCCTTCAACTCGATGGCTTACTGATTACCATGGATGCCTTACACGCCCAAAAAACACTTGAGAAGATTGTGGCCTCGGGTAATGACTATCTCGTGGCGGTCAAATCCAACCAGGGAAGACTTTACGACCACCTCCAGACTTACTTTGAGTGTCTTAAACCCATGGCTGAGCACATCCACTCCGCCCAAAGTAGAGGACGAGATGAACATCGGTGTATACAGGTTTATGAGCCTGTCGGCATAGCCCTACAAGAATGGACAGCAATTCGCTCTGTACTTTGTGTCCAACGATGGGGTACTCGCAAAGGAAAGGAGTATCACAATACCGCCTATTACATCAGTTCAGCTGCCACCTCACCCCAGCATTGGCAATCTCTGGTCCGAGAACATTGGGGCATTGAAAATCGGTTGCATTGGCCGAAGGATGTTGTTTTTGGCGAAGATGATTATCGACTCGAAGATGAACAAGCACTGCTCAATTGGTCAGTGCTTAGAACTATTGGGATTAATATCCTGCGGCTAAACGACTATCAATCCCTCAAAACCGCGATGACTAAGCTTGCTAATCGGGTCGATATTATTTTTTCGCTGCTAACTTAA
- a CDS encoding type II toxin-antitoxin system HigA family antitoxin has product MTLTFNADIYSQLLAEYRPKVITSEQENEAAISLAQKLEHLPNQTSEQEALLDLLVMLIEKYEDTAYPIPVSSPREVLLHLMEAKECIQEDLVGVIGSRGVVSEVVNGKRGISIAQAKSLADYFGVDAGLFI; this is encoded by the coding sequence ATGACCCTTACTTTTAATGCAGATATCTACAGTCAATTGTTGGCGGAGTATCGTCCCAAAGTGATCACGTCTGAACAGGAAAACGAGGCTGCGATCTCACTTGCACAAAAGTTAGAACATCTCCCAAATCAAACCTCAGAACAGGAAGCGCTTCTTGATCTACTGGTGATGCTGATTGAAAAGTATGAAGATACCGCTTATCCGATTCCTGTCAGTAGTCCCCGTGAAGTTTTGCTGCACTTGATGGAGGCCAAAGAATGTATTCAAGAGGATTTGGTAGGTGTTATTGGATCGCGAGGGGTTGTGTCTGAAGTGGTGAACGGTAAGCGAGGTATTAGTATCGCTCAAGCTAAATCTTTGGCTGATTACTTTGGCGTTGATGCAGGACTTTTTATCTAG
- a CDS encoding type II toxin-antitoxin system HigB family toxin: protein MHVISRKILRDFCQKHADSCEALFAWYRVATKAHWQNLTQIQVVYPQAEAVGNFTVFNIKGNTYRLIVDINYVKQRIYIKYILTHADYDKNLWKNDPYF, encoded by the coding sequence GTGCATGTTATTAGTCGCAAGATTCTCCGAGACTTTTGTCAAAAGCATGCTGATTCTTGTGAAGCGCTATTTGCTTGGTATAGGGTAGCAACCAAGGCTCACTGGCAAAACCTTACTCAAATTCAAGTTGTTTACCCCCAAGCAGAAGCAGTCGGTAATTTCACCGTTTTCAATATCAAAGGCAATACCTATCGTTTAATTGTGGATATCAACTATGTTAAGCAGCGAATCTACATCAAATATATTTTGACCCACGCTGATTACGATAAAAACCTCTGGAAAAATGACCCTTACTTTTAA